The Pelecanus crispus isolate bPelCri1 chromosome 23, bPelCri1.pri, whole genome shotgun sequence genome contains the following window.
AGCTGGGAAGTTCCAGTCAAGCTGTCAGGGAGGGTTTCTTCCTGGTTCTTGCGGTTACAGGTTTTCAAAGAACCCAGCAAAGAGGTTTTCCAAGGAAACGTGGCCAAGGCAAGTGCAGGGTTGAGCTCTGCTTGCTGTCAGTGTGGATTGTGTCTGTGCTCGGCCAGGCACGCAGGAGCTTTCAGATGAGGAATGGGACTATTCCAGGGTGAAGTGAGCAGTCAGGATCCAAAGTGTGTTCTGTGTAAGGCAATCGGGTGGCAATGTGCAGTTGGAGCCTTCTTGTTTGCTtaccctttgatttcagtgctgtcctcTAGTCCGAATCTTGCAGTGTTTTTGCTGAGGCGTAAAAATTAAAGGGATAAAGCAGATCATCCTCGCCCACGCAcgcaccttccccccagctccaggtgaaCAGCCAAAATCTCTGTGGGTACGTTGTTTTATGAAATGTGTATCAGATATCCAGCATCAGGGGAGTTGTGTACAGCGAAtggctgcaggtgcctggggcTTGCTGGTGTcacctggaagggaaaaagggagcaaaGGTGACCATGGGGACTTGTTACCAAGTACGTTTATTTGTAATCTCTCATTGTACGTTGCTGTATGTGTGCCTTGCAACATTTAGCTCGCAgtacttcctcctctcctccccctcttcctcctcccgatcgtcttcctccacctcctgttCCTACTCCTCTTCATTGTCATCCTTTtacccttcttctcctcctctctgtcctcctgtTTGTCATTGCTGTAgttgtcctcatcctcctcctcttcctcccccttcctcccactcctcctccacaacttcatcctaatcctccttctcctgttagttgtccttattctctttttcatcctcttgctcaccttcttcttgtttctcctccttcttcttctctttctcccccacctcctccacggcctcctctttgttctgttcgtctgttcatcctgtatgtcatcctcctcttccttctcttcatcttcctcctcctcatcgtcccattcctcttcattttccttctccttttccttcctcctcctcctcttcctgcccctctacCCCCTCCTTCTcgtccttctcctcttcctcctcttttttcctcttctttctcatgtttgtcctcctcctcctcctgttctgtgtcttgttcccctatcttctgctcctcctcctgctcctccttcttctcttcctattcttcctcctgctcctggtgccaccTGTTCCTCTTCTGACTGTTCCTcgtgttcctcctccacctcttctttctcctcctctcactcctcctcatgtttgtcctcctcctcctgttctgtgtcttgttcctccttgttctcattctcCTTCTGTGTTCCTCatccccttcatccccttcctcctcctcctgctgtccatcagttcatcctgtttgtcttccttcttgttctcctcctcctgtttgtcctcctgtTAATTCTCTGTGATGGGATCATCACAACCTGGTTGGTTGGGTGCCTGGGAATCGGTGATAGATGAAGGGATTCCCCGTTTAGAAGCAGCTTTCCACATGCCCTTTTCTTGTGTCAATGTGAGAAAAACGACATGCTGACAGTGGGGGTTTTAAAAGGTTTGTGGgttggagagagcagggaaatgagctCATTCCACTGGgcactctgtcctgtgctgctaaaaggtggtctcgggCTAATCGATTCTGTGttaccatttgtggtgataagttgatttcttcctgtagggcTGTAATACTCCCTGcggtttcattaatggctttttctagttctcttgacacatttgcagtagctcgctctagttttgcaacccctaagcatgggataaaagctgttacagacaggggGAACGTAGTGCCACGtgccatcagagggctgtaacactttCTCCCGTAGCTATCAGTAGCTGggagctccagaggcagaagagatgctggttctaacctgtgcggAAGGTATTAATGCACTTAGAATCCCCTTTTCACCTCAGATGGAGGGTAAATCCTgaaatgccctttcttcacctatccaatATGGCCCTAGTGCTtgtgcaaatagggcagtctGATCTTCAAAGGAGTCTgaatgatgcaaatgatttcctgtgcaagggttagcatgtgccgGATTGGGCTGTTCAGGTAAACCAGTGAGGttgggacccagaggagatggctcAGAGCATCAGGATCCTCTAGGCCCGTAGTGGCAGCCAAGTACCATTACCTTTAGTTtgattgtggcttcctgcagaacagcaagtgaatctctctgCGAACATCCACGTTGTCTGGCAGCGTGCAGGGCCggatgaactccctccaggaagaaatggccAGCGTGATGGGTTTGAATGGGTTTCACgtaagggcttctggagaatctcccttgcccactcagtggatgtggtagatgggaaggtttggaggaatgtgtggaggaatggcgattgcctttagggagagctcagggttaggaggaagagggcgGGGCCGCCGTGCCCCCATGACGCGCGCCTTTTGTCATAATGCGCTGGGTGAGGTGAGGCGCTGGCGGCAGCCCGTGCACTTGTCgtccaggaaagccctgggTGGAACGCTGAGGCCGGGCGCCCGAGTGGCCGTAGCGAGCGGTCGGGCCTGGGAGCGCTGCGTGCGAgagagggagcggaggaggagccggggccgcgggggcctcTCCCCATCGTGtggccgcccggccgggctgcAAGGAGGAGCATGTCGTGCGTCCACTACaagttctcctcccagctgagctatgATACGGTCACCTTCAGCggcctccacatccccctgtgCGACCTCAAGCGCCAGATCATGGGCCGCGAGAAGCTGAAGGCGGCCAACTGcgacctgcagatcagcaacgcCCAGACCAGCGAAGGTGCGTGGGGGTGGTGGGCGCGGGGCCTTGGGCACCTAAAGCtgcctgtttatctgcagatgtgtcctggttttgtctgggccagagttggttttctccctagtagctggtgtggtgctgtggtttggatttagcatgagaataatgttgatagcacactgatgttgtagttgttgctcaggagtgtttgtggcagtcaaggacttttccgcttcccatgctctgccgggtgcagaagaagctgtgagggggcagagctgggagagctgacccaaactggccggagggctgttccataccatagggtgtcatgctcagtatagaaagtggggggagttggctggggggcagcgatcgctgctcggggacggggtGGGCATCGGtcgtcaggtggtgagcaactgcgttgtgcatcacttt
Protein-coding sequences here:
- the LOC142595886 gene encoding E3 ubiquitin-protein ligase RBBP6-like — translated: MSCVHYKFSSQLSYDTVTFSGLHIPLCDLKRQIMGREKLKAANCDLQISNAQTSEEYTDANALIPKNSSVIVRRIPAGGVKGTSKTYVVSRTEPVSGPSKPVRKNTI